The Bdellovibrionales bacterium genome segment GGCGCAGTTCTAATAGCACACGGGCAAGAGACGCCCCACGGGGCATCGAGCGTCTTCAAGATCCCGTTTCCAGAACTACGGAGGCCGGTGTGAACTCAACGAATGAACGAACCGGCGCCATTAGTCCAGGATTTAAGTGCATTTTTCAGCATAAATACAAATAGTTATGAAGTTTAATGCATACTTATAAGTATACATATCATTGACTTTTATATCTTTATAAGTATACAATAAAATCTGACATGCATACTTTAAAGTATACAAAGACGAGGGACCAATGAAGACCGACAAAAAGAAGAAGAGCAATCAAAAGCGAATCGTTCAGCAGAAGCTTGATCAGCTCTCAAGGCTAAATGAACCAATGCCGCCTTCAGGTTGGATCAAGGCTATTCGGGGCTCTCTCGGTCTTTCTATTCGACAACTTGCCGAACGAGTCGGCGTCGGTCATGGATCGATCAATCAGCTTGAAAAGCGCGAACCGAAAAAACGAGTGACTCTCGAATCACTCGAAAATGCGGCCCGAGCGATGGACTGCAAGGTCGTTTACGCCATTGTTCCGCAAGAGAGTGGCGCAACTCTCGACGACATCATTAGAAATAAAGCGATCGCCGCTGCATCGAAAATTCTGAAAGAAGTTTCCCACACGATGAAGCTCGAGGCACAGGGCACTTCAGACAAGCAAGTGCAGAACGAAATTAAGCGCATCGCAAATCAACTAATCGAGGCCGCAGACAATCGAATTTGGGACGTGGAAACCAAAGGGAAAAAGAATGTCTAAATTAAAAGTCACTTTCCCGAGCGGCGCTACGCCCATCGAACCAAATGGCCTTCGGGATTTAATCCCCGATTACATTTCGACAATGAGCGAACTAAACCAAGCGGAGCAATCAAACATTGCCGATGGATTCGTTTGGGCAGAAAAACAAATCCAAGAGGATCTCTTAAACGCGTCCTTCATTTTTAAACTGCATCAGAAGATGTTCGGTCAAGTTTGGAAATGGGCCGGTACGATCAGACGATCAAATACAAATATCGGCGTCAGCAAAGAGCACATCATGAATGACTTGGGCCAGCTTCTCGGAAACACTCAGTACTGGTTTGAGAACAACACTTACAGTCTCGATGAAACTGCGGCGCGTTTTCATCATCGGCTCGTCCAGATACATGTTTTTCCAAACGGCAATGGCCGCCACGCTCGCCTCATAACTGATTTGATTCTATTAAAGAACGGAGCTTCGAGATTCAGCTGGGGAACAAGTGGAACCTACACCCCACTCGAAGTCGAAGGCAAAACTCGTTCCGACTATCTCGCGGCACTTAAGAAAGCTGATCAAAATGACTTTGATGCACTGATTGCATTCGCTAGAAGCTAAAGAAATTTTATGAGTTGGTATTTACAGAAAGATTCGACGATTCGCTTCGAATGGAACTTTTTGTCGCGTTTGGGCTAGTTATTCTCTTGATTTTTTTAAAAATCTTGAGTTAAGATTGAAATCTATCTTATAGAGAGGGGGCAGCTTATGATTAAATCATTTATTTTATCGTCTGATGGAAGCGTTCCGTTTCCCGTGCTGTCTCTCCTACCTCTGGTTTCCCGACAATCTCGGGCAGATCGAGCCTGTTCGGTGATCAGCCGTGAAAATTAAGTAAGCGGTTAGATATCCAAGTTAAATTTTAAGATTGAATGCATCGATTTCTCGGAGAGAAATCGAGCTAGCTCTCTTGCATTTCATGTTGGAGCTTTTCTTGAGTTTCATGGAATCGAACTCTACCCATCAGTTCTGAAGAACGAGTCCAAGGACTCCAACATCTTTCATCCTAATCAATATTAAATATGTTTTTTCTATATAGTAAAAGAGGTTTTTTGTGGACGCAGTAAGAGAAAATCAGGCTTTTGTGGGATTTGAATCGGAGGATTCCTATGATCCCGAGATACCGATATCAAATGAATTATCGGCAAACGAAGCTGCAAAGATAGCCAACGAGCCAATTGAGCGAAAAACTCGAGGAGACTCACTCATCTGGAAAATTTGTAATCAAATCTGGCACGCCCTATTTGGCGCAGCACTCGTCCGCCAGATTGGCCCAGGACAACAAACCGAGTTGATTCGCAACTATGAACACGAACTAAATATGCGATCCTACCACTGGAGAATTTAACTAGTGATAAGCTGAAGAGTCTGGTAAATATCCTAAGTCTTAGAATTGCTATTGGGGTTCTTTAGCTCGGGGGGGCATTTTGGCACGAAATTTTAGAAATGAAATGGTCACATCAATCGCTTTTTTCGTTTTTTTCTCAACTGTTTTTTCTTACGCCTTTCCAGTTAGCGCCCTCCCTGATGCTGAACGAGATGGACTTGAGGCCGTAAAAAAGTGGTCGAGGGAGTATTCTGCGAAAGGTGAAGAAGATTTTTTAAAAGCAGAATTACCTCGTGAAAGATCCCCTGATTTTTGGGGAGAGCAGATCGTTTACCAGATCCAGGTGGATCGCTTCAACAATGGTGACTCCTCAAACGATATTTCAAACCTGAGTCTCAATCAGGAACATGAAGTCAAGACAGGAAATCTCTACGGAATCCTCGATTACCGTCATGGAGGTGATCTCCGTGGAATCATTCAACGCCTCGACTATCTTAAGGATCTCGGAGTGACCAGTTTGTGGCTTACTCCCATTTTTAAGCACAACGGGTCATACCACGGCTACTGCACCTCAGATTTTACCGAAATCGATCCCGGCTTTGGGACCAAAGAGGATCTCAGAGAACTCTCCAAAGAGGCCCACCGGCGTGGGCTCAAAGTAGTTTTGGATCTTGTCGTGAATCACATGTGCGACGCTCAGACCTACTATAAAAGAGAGGCCGACCATTATCGCTGTAGCAATGACCTTAACGCTAGCAACTGGAACGGATCGCCCAGTGGAAGTCCTGGCCAAGGCGAGCTTTCCTTTTCTTCTCGATTCTTTCCTCCTCTTAAGAGCCAATATTTTTTCAATCGCTGCGGACCGAACTCTCAAAGCGACATGGAGGGCACTGGCCCCGCCTCTGTTTATGGCGATTTTGTGGCCACGATGTTTGACTTAGACACTCGCAATCATGATCTCCAAGAAATATTCACAAACCTCTATAAATATTGGATTGGCTACGCCGATGTAGACGGATTTCGCCTGGATGCGGCCAAACACATTTCCGAGGATTTCGTTGCCTACTTCAGTACCCACATCCGCGCCTATGCCCGCAGCATTGGCAAAAATAACTTTCTTATTGTCGGAGAAATAGCAGGTCCAAGTGACTGGATCGGGCGAAGGCTAGGAAAGATGTTTTCAAATCCAAATAATCCCAACGAACACGGCGATGTCCCGAAAACTCTCACTGATCGCCTCGGAACTCTTAAGAGTCTCTATCTCGCCAATCCAGCGGCTCCTTATCCCGGCTTAACGGCCGCCTTTGAATTTGCCCACGGAGGCACGGCTCGCGATGTTCTGCTTGGCCTTCGTTCACCAAAATCCTTGGAAGCTCATTTTACAAGTACCTACTTTAATGATATCGCCAGCCAAAACGATTATCGCCTCAGCTGGAATTTACTGGAAATCCATGATTGGCCTCGGTTCTCTTCAGTTCATAAGACCTCCCAGGAGAAGACGATCTTGGGTCTCGGCTACCTTGCTTTCTCTGAGGGCACTCCCATCATTTATTACGGAATGGAACAAGGCTTGAATGGAGATTGCCATTTTGACAAAATGGAGGTGGGCAATGCCATTCAGAAAGTACAGAGTGACTGTCTTGGATCTTCCCACGCGCTTTATCGCCAAGATATGTTTATGGGCGGAATGACTCGCTTGGGGTCCACAGTTCCTCAAATCAATCAACTTGCCTATATCGGCCTTCCTCTCACCAAGGAGTCCCCTCGCTGGGAAGACGACCCCTATCTGAATCGGAGTCACAAGGTCTACCAATCTACCCAACGATTTCTTCAAATTAAAAAATCTTGTAATGCTCTTAAATATGGCAAAACAAAGTTTCGTTGGGTTGATAACAATTCAGAAGGAATTCTGGCCTTCTCTCGTGTGGACGAACCTTCCCGTGACGAAGTCCTTATCGTTCTCAACTCAGCTGGGTTAAGTCATGGAATTCCAGAAATGGCGGTCAAGGCTTCAGCCAAAGGGGAAAGGTGGGTAAATCTACTCAACACAGCTGAGCAGGCCTGGACGACTGGAAATGGATCACTGACGTTTGGTCCACTCACTATCCGACCCCAATCTGTTATGGTTTTTGTTCCTGAAAAAAATGTTTCATTGAGCGACCCAGAGCACGGTTTCGCGATTTGCAAGTGAGTCAGTAGTTCCTTTTTTTCGTGACCGGGACTGCAATCTATTTTAGTTTTAAACAGCCACTCAGCAAAAAGAACCCACTTTAGCTCTTTAGGCAAAATACTCAATCGTGCATTCAGGGGGCTGTCGAAGAAACCTTGAAGATAAACTTGCGAGGTTCGATTTCGTCTCCCACTTTCAAATTCACTCTTACTTCCCAATCTCCGTTCATAACAAAATAAACATCAGTCACCACATATTGGCCCACCACAGGAACTCCGCCGTTCATTGCCTGAGCGACAAGCACCCGAGGAGCCCCGTGGCCGTGAGCTGGCATCCAAAGTTCGACCTCTGGTAGTTCTTTGGCATCGAGCGGTCCTTCCTGACTTGCAAGGTGCAGAGAAAACTGACTTTCTCTCATATTCACCTTCATCGGTGGCCTGACCTTTAGATGAGGACCCTGAATCCAATGCAATTCAAGACAAAACTCACCTGAACGCTTTTCATATAGACACAAGATCTGGTCCTTCGTTGTTCCAGAAGCTCCAACTGTTTCTACGGTCAACAGGCCAGGCTTAGCTTCCAATGAAGAGCCCTCTCCTGCAAAGATGCTTTGAGAGACTCCCAAAAAATAGCCGGCCACTGAACCAACTGCCAGCAATAGGACAATTCCCAATCTCCGAAAAAACTCCCACAAGGTATATTTCATTTTGCCTCCCAGGCTTCTTTATCGACTTCTTTTGCGTCAAACCAGAACTCTGCGAATCAATCAAATCAGAAATTTGTAATATCCCTAATCAAGTTGGTAAATTTAATCAATTGCAAACGAATCAATTGACCCAGACATGATCAATATCTGAGAGAAATCGATTTCCCCGCAGATCAACGGCCTCGACATAGTAGTCGACAAGAACATGAGCCAATCCCGTTATTTTGGCCCAATAGTGAGTTGCAATCATTGGCGGCATGACAAAAAAATCAAGATTGGGAGAAGGAGGCTCCCCCCGAAACTGAGGATCAATTGGGCGCGACTGCATTTCCAAAGTTTGCCAGGATCCGACACTCGGACCTCCACGATAGGTTTCGTTATCAAAATCTCGCATCGAGTTTTGACCACGGGTAGAGATTCGATATTTTAACCGAAGGCGGCCGATCCCAGAAACATCATGGGCCAAAGTCCACACGTAAAAATCTCGAGAGTGAGGAGGTTGGCCGTTAAAGCCAATCGGCTGATACTTTGTTGTCACGCCCCAACCTTTTCCCCCTGGATTGTAGGGCCACCTTTGAGGAGGCAACAAGGAGGGAGGTGTTCGATCAAGATTTGTGTCAAGAGCCGAACGGGACTCTCGAAAAGCTTCCGAAACTGCCACGGTTTGTTTCACCTCATCATCAAGCGAATCACCGTAATACATAAATCCACTGTCCAAACCCGCAAGAAAAAAGTGCCAACAGCGCTCAGCTGCAACGGCATTGACTTTGGGTTCGCGAATTTCTGAAAAACGCAATTCTCTGAATCCTACCCGCTCCCTCGACATCTGTTCAATGCTTTCGCAAAGATTTGAGCCGGCAATGATAACAGCCCAGCTACGCCACGAGGCAGAGAAGCCTTTTTCAATATCAATGAAGGATTTTGGATCCCTCCAATTATACAGAGGGTCCTGCGGAGATCGAGCCGGAGGATAGAGCCACTTCACAAATTGTGGATCCCCCCAATCTCCCTCGGGATTGACCCAGCCACCATCCTCAACGTGAATCATGTCATTTGAGGGCACAGGATGATCAGCTAAATACTGATCGACCGTTGTCATCTCAAAGCCCCGGGATTGAGCTTGTCGCGAAGTATTGGCAACAGACTCCATGTAATAGGAATAGCCTCCCCCCCAAGCATTATCTCCATCGTGTCCAAGGACAACAAGAGGAGGGCGTTCTGGAACAGAGTAAGGACGAATGTTTTTATCGAGAACGTCTAGACTCATGGGTCCAAATCCGTCCATGTATCCCAATACATCATCCATCGGAACAACAACGAGCTCACTGATCTCTTCAGTTTCGGGGTGGATGTACTGAACCCGATGGGGCAGATAGGCAAAAGGGGCCGGCAATTTAGCTCCACGTCCATCCAAGGTCCCTGACCACCACTGAGCGGGTAAAACGGCTGGATTCAGAAGGTCCGCGCGATTGGGAGGATTGGTGTTCCAAGTTCCAGTACCAGGGAAGGGAGCAACGGGTGAATCAAGAAAATTTTCTGAGCTACGAGCCAAATGAACGGCCGGCACAAAACTCCATTCAAATCCCTCTTGTTTGAGAATCGGAATCAGTCTCCGGGAGAAAGCCACCTCTGGAGGGAAATACCCCTTCGGCCCCCGCGCCCCGCCAGAAGATGAGGAGCAGGAGCTGAGATTCCAAGTCTGGCACCAAGCAAATTTAAATAACTGAAGCTCTTTTCTTAAAACAGCGGGAGGCAAAAGGGGAGCAAGAGAGTGATGATAATTGATACCTATCAGATTCGCTCGAGAAAATCCCCCTGAAGTTTGCCAACGGGCAGCCTCTTTCAAGCCCGCAGCCCAATCTGGGGAGTAACCAAAGAGCCGATTCCTTCCAAAGCTCTCAATGTTATCTATCAATGAGCCTGTAAAACTGATTTGGGCTCCTCCCTGAGGAGAGGCACGAA includes the following:
- a CDS encoding mobile mystery protein A; translated protein: MKTDKKKKSNQKRIVQQKLDQLSRLNEPMPPSGWIKAIRGSLGLSIRQLAERVGVGHGSINQLEKREPKKRVTLESLENAARAMDCKVVYAIVPQESGATLDDIIRNKAIAAASKILKEVSHTMKLEAQGTSDKQVQNEIKRIANQLIEAADNRIWDVETKGKKNV
- a CDS encoding mobile mystery protein B, giving the protein MSKLKVTFPSGATPIEPNGLRDLIPDYISTMSELNQAEQSNIADGFVWAEKQIQEDLLNASFIFKLHQKMFGQVWKWAGTIRRSNTNIGVSKEHIMNDLGQLLGNTQYWFENNTYSLDETAARFHHRLVQIHVFPNGNGRHARLITDLILLKNGASRFSWGTSGTYTPLEVEGKTRSDYLAALKKADQNDFDALIAFARS
- a CDS encoding FixH family protein; amino-acid sequence: MKYTLWEFFRRLGIVLLLAVGSVAGYFLGVSQSIFAGEGSSLEAKPGLLTVETVGASGTTKDQILCLYEKRSGEFCLELHWIQGPHLKVRPPMKVNMRESQFSLHLASQEGPLDAKELPEVELWMPAHGHGAPRVLVAQAMNGGVPVVGQYVVTDVYFVMNGDWEVRVNLKVGDEIEPRKFIFKVSSTAP